ttaccaaccaaatttccatttgttgcatattgcttgttactggtattcagctgttgtttgctcatcctgaaaatcacatggaaatttggttggtaatcctgtttttatcaaggaagacatttcatgctaagcaaatttttgtgcttagcagctctatgaaattgggcccaggtcagtgACTGTTGAGGTTGAAAGCTTGTTACTGTTCAATTTGTGTTCCTTTATCAAACTTCACCTGTATACATTGTTGGTAAAACCCACTGAACCAGTTCTTTTTGTTCAGTACATCATTGACATGTGTAATGGCCATTTAGTACAACATTCTTTCTAATGAATGACATTCCGTTAGTCTTTAATTTCACAGCCCTGGTCAGGGAATGCTAGACTGGGTTGagttggctttttgggtgcggCCAGGCAACATCTCGTGTGTGGAGGGCTGAGGCTTTGCATACTGGGTTGatgaaagtacatgtaattgtattgGTGCACTGCAGGCTAGCTCCGATTTCAAGTAAGTTTCCTTTGATAATTTAGAGGGTGATTCTAGAGTATTAGCATAGCTATTTTATTTAACTGTAGTTCTGTACCAGCCACGAAGTCTCTACATTTAGTTTGCCCCACAACATTCTGTTTTACATGCATTTTAAAGTGTTCATTTACAATACATATTGTCTGTTTTATCAATAAGAGGGTCCAGGTCTCAACCTCGAGTCCTAGTTTAAGTAGTTTTGTAGTCAGCTTTTTAGAGCAGTAATTAAATTGGCCATTTTTGTGGCTGGAAGTAAAAGCCATCCAAAAACTGTGGTTCGTTTCCTTAACTTGTTGGTGCGCCCTGTCTATGCTACATGACTTACCTAACACCATTCCACTCCAAAGGGTCTGACCATCCATCATGacatgtgacctttgacctcacagCTGGGTCAAATCCAGATAAGAATACTGTCGGTGAGCGGTCAAACATAAAAACATGAACTTGATCCACCCTGGAAAAACCAAAATAGATGAGATTAAATTCGCACAAATTAgcaggcaaaacaaaaagcacaaGTCGATGTTAtcgtttaaaataaacaaagaaatatAGACTAGAAGTTGTTTACTGAGATGAGAAATCTTTTTTTGGCTGGATGAAAAGCAAGAAAatggattatttttttgtaaaagaatACGCAATATACCGACCTGCTGGCAAGAACATTTGTAAGACATCGAAGTAAAGGTCTACCACTGATGTCCACAGAATCTGATGATAcagaatgaaataaaatcaaAGTAAATAATACAGAAACCATCCTTCAATCTTGTTCACCAGACTGATTTTGCAATTGTTTCATACTGTCTACTTTTGGTTCTACTACACAATCATTCATAACCATCGTCAAAGTTGGGACAAATTTATGAAATTGCGTGACTGTTTGTATGGTAAAGAATTTCGATTTCACAACACAAAAGTCAATAGTTAGTCATTTATAGTAAAATATAATCAAATCATATTACTTGACAAGTTACAGTGCCATTATTTCAATTTAATAAATATCACAATTGACAATTGACAATCACTATCCCTCACCTACAATACAATGAAAATCAAACAGATATAAAATCAAACAGATAATATAAtccttggcgtttatatcctgactgaaggactatgccaagtaccgaagtagaagtagaagagTAAATACAACTATTGTTTGGACTTTAATAAGTTTAATAACAAACTGTTTTATTGAGTTGAGTCTTCCCTTCacgaaaatgaaaataaaacacaaataaaccaTGCAACAAATTGGTTTTTATCATGTTATTATGCAGTAATTACTAACACTAAATAGTAAACACACACCATAGAGAAAGCACACATAACAATAGTATTATAAAAATAGTGCAAGAGGACATCATTTCATTCACCATTTCATATATATTGTGAATTGACAttggtaaacaaattaaaaagcacTAGTTTTATACCTTGTACAACAACCAAAGAGCTGCTTTCATTTCCATTTACAATCTGCTGAAGTAGGGACGCCATCCTCAAAAATACCTTGAATCTCTCAGCTAATTAAAAGTGTGTttgaattcgtggaaaatagtAAACAAATCTCCGATCCTTTTGCAAATGCACACCATGTGTTTTCCTTGTTTGAAATTCTGCCAGTGGTGTGCTTGAACTCTGACCTGGCATTGTTGTACGCATGAGCAGTAGCCTTGTCAACAACATAATGAGCTTCAAAATGGCCGACGTAAAGTCGGCAAAAAATAATGACAGTCAAAGAACTTCCGGCCGTGGAACGAAAATTACTAGGACTACAGTTGTTCCAGGAAGTGTGGTTGGCAGTAAACTGGTGCTAGATCAAAAAGGTAAAGCTTAGAAATTAAAATTGGCCATGACGTATCATAAATAAGGTATTTTTCTTTCCCGTTTGTTTGGTCAGACTGTTCAGTTTCAAACTCGCATTGACTTTGTGCGCTCAATGCTGTGTAGTGTGAGTAGTGTGTACTTTGTATGTATTCCCTTTGTACTGGTCACTGGTGTATCAATAATCAAGACAATTGTTCCTtttgttgtattatttgtttgttcatgcACAACTAGCTCTTGCGGTTTGGAGTGACTGTTCATTTTGTCGACTAGCTTGTCCTTAATTAATTTTTAGTAAACTGTTTGAAACCTATGAATTTTTAATATGTCcgattaaattaaaaaattaaattttaacaaaaataacaataaataattgtgtTAATTTAAATTGAAATGAGCTTTAGGGGGGAGGACATTCCACACCTATTTTGTAATAATTACTATTTCATACTTGTCATGGACAGTGTACTGTAGGGGGtagggttttgttttcttattcagactgaaaacaaaatcatcattattattaaatcgTTATCAATGATAATTAGGTTGAACTAGAACTTAGAAGTCATGTTGTAGTGTTATTAGTTATTGgattaatttcaaaatgttaGATTATTGAACTTTGTAttcttttatatatttttctttagaTTTAAGAAAAGCGATGCAGAAAGGTACACCAAAGAAGAGCGCAACAGTTAGCCGGtaccctagcccaccttgtaCCCCACCTAGAAAAACCCATGGTGCTGGAAACATTCGACATGGTCAAATGTCTCACGCTACGCATAATAGACGTTCGGAAATGGATAGCACCGATGGGGGGAATCAATCCCGTCCTAGTTCAGCTTTCACGCCCTACTCACCTCTCCCCCAAATCGGACAGCCCGAGCATGATCACGACGTCACTGCTGGCATGAGAAACCTAGAATTGAATCATCAAGACAGAGTTGGTGTAAACGCTACTTATGACAATGTAGTATCTTCAGAAACAGGAAGGCAAAAAAGTGATAGGAATTATCCAGAAGTACGGACTAAGCGATCATCGTCACTTTCATCTGTTCCGTCCAGTAACAAGAGAGTGTCTCGTCGAGAAATGCGTAGCCAGCAATTTGCCAGGAGAAGAAACTCACAGAAATCGTTAAGCATTCCTGACGAACCGTCCATTGGAGAAGAAAGATTCCTCATCGCTTTGAAATTACCAGAAGGTGGTAGACTACAGAGATTTTTCCGTCCGTTGGACTCCTTCTTAGATATTGTTTCTTATGCGGAGAAAGAATCTGGGCGTTCTTTCTCAGACTGCAATGTTTTTACGAGTGACGTTCCCAAACGGATTGTGAGTGATCTTTCTGTTTCACTGCGTGTTGCAGGATTCAAAGATAGGACGTTACTTTACTTGGAAGAAAAAGATGAATGACAAAAAGAAACTAGATTCCATCCATTTATGAAATAACGATACTTATAATTTAGGTATTTTTGTAAGGCAGAAAGACATCGATCAGCAGTGAAAGCCAGTGGTTGGAGTCCTAATGAAACTTTGGTAATGTTGCCATAGGCCTGCCAAGCCAGCAAGAACTTGCAAGGGGTATAGCTTGGACTGCAGCCAGCCCATAAACTGTTGGTGCCCATGTGTAtgggtcagggcccaatttgataaagttgttaagcagaaaatactgcttagcaaatatctttgcaaagaaaacaaataaatgggaCACCAGTTGCATCAATGTAAACTTTGCAACCAATGTAAACTttgcaacagtgtaaactttaccttattttggctggtaaataGTTTCCGTTGTTTAGTAAGatgtttctgtgcttagcaagttttgatgcttacaggctttatgaaatttggcccagggcaGTTGTCAAGCCTGCGTATTATAGATTGAGGGGCTGTGCAGCACTCAGTGACCCAACGGGTTTACGTTGGTACTAGATATGTTGCATGGTGTATCCCCTCCATTGTGTGCTATTTTTGATCTGGGAATTTTCAGGAATTCTGAAGAGGAATTtttgttaggggggggggggtgaggggggGTAGCTACCTTTGTACAAGAGGGGAAGAGTGTGTTTGAGGATATTATGATTACACATTGTTTATGGCATTTCCATAAAAACCtacagttttgtttaaaggaacacgtttccttggatcggtcgagttggtctttaaaaagcgtactgtagccgtttgttataaaatgcatatgggtagaaagatgttgaaaaagtagaatacaatgatctacacaaacatgccttgaaattgctcggttttctttttacctcgtcgacaaacacggtcggccatttatgggagtcaaatttttgactcccataaatggccgaccgtgttagttcgcgacgtagaaggaaaaccgtgcaatttcgagtgatacttgtgtggatcattatattctacttttaaaacatctttccaaccatatgcatttcataacaaacggtttcaaacgctttttatagaccaactcgtccgatccaaggcaacgtgttcctttaactgtcaCCAGTGTGATTTTATTTCAGACAAATTTGGATCAAGACCTTACTTCCAATTATGAAAATCAAAGTGTACTCTTTCTACTTCCTAAATACAAAAACACACTGCTAACGTTCTGGTGCCttataataagaataataattattattattgtgttttgctctcttgtattattttattttaaagtcttGCCAAAGAAATTTTAACATAAATTTATGTACAATATATGTTGGTCATGGAGTGAAATCTTATAGAAAGAGTTTTATCTAACATTCATTTGCtggtacaaaaataaatgacaacaTGAAATTGGTAGTTTTGGTTTGCATTGCGTCATGATTTTCTCCTCTGTAGAAGTTAAATAATCCCGGTCGTGATACTtgagtccttgagcaagacacttaactataattacttctctctacccaggggtaaatgggtacctgtgagggcagagatggttcttgtgattgatttagccgagtagcgcatattaagtttgcacaggctgcatactccccaccagggagctgagatggtttaaggagtggtttaaggcccggtgaccaggggtaataatgtgaagcgctttgggactcCCTTCGGGTTtgaaagcgctatataaaaacgggttattattattgttattatattcaATTACCCCTATTTAACTCTATGTTCCCATCTTTACCAATGTCTGCTAAAtgtgaaatcaaaataaatatccaGTATCCCCGATGCTAATAATATTCAATTCTTGTAAATTTTGTCTGTTTTTAGCTTTCTCAGGGAACCACGGGCAAAGTGGTTTACCAGGGGTGGGTGGTGGGGGGCATATTTGGGTGCAGTCGTGAGACTATAATTTATACCCACCAGCCTCACCACTTTCTCGTAAAGTGTTATTTCAGTAAAAATGTATGTTGTCTATGTTGCAAATGAAAATGAGAGGGGATCTTTTAGGTACGTATAGTGGAAGTCATGGTGGGCAAATTATAATTCAAGGAACATTACTTATGCCcccaaaatctgataaaacAGTAATTTACTTTTGATAAAACGCTTTGTCACCGAAATTATACAAAGAGACACTtaagtttaaatacaaaattattgCGTTAATATTGTGTTAAAATTATTGTGAAAATATAAATGTGACGGAACCGTCCTAACTTCAACGAAGTATTGGAATCACCACTTGAGCAAGTTTTGATGGCAAGCATTAGTTTTATTTCTGCCGGAATGCCCCACCACTGCGCTTTGGATGGTAACTTCACCCACGCCTATACAATACCGCATGCAAGAAGTACAGTGGCTTGTATCACTCATCTAGATAAACGGGTaagtttgtttctttctgtgtttttatttctttttctttaaagtTTAAAAGTCCGTTAAACAAACTAAAGTAAACTTGTGTCTATTATTAGTTACGCGTAGCACCTTTCCTGACCTCTGATTGGTCAATGGTTAAAAACGCTGCGTGCAACTCCTGTTTAGACtgcagagggcgctatacaccGGCTCGTTGCTAGGGCAAACACCTGCTGAATGACCCTCCCCATAACACATCAACAAAACAGTGACCCAGTTTAATACCGCGCCAGACACGTACACACGTGAACATAGTAACAAATTCCACACTTAATTACCGGTGGTCTGCTAGACAGGGCGTGTTCTCGCAAGAAAATTAACTACGATTTAAGAACAAGATAAACTTTTGGAAGGAAAATGGCACAGGCAGATCCGATGAAATGGTCTCTTCCGGGGTGGAGAATTGAGCAGAAATATGCCAACGGAGTTCTGATTGGAAATTGGAACGAAGCAAGAAAAACGGTGAGCACACACATCTTTAAAAATCTTAAAATCTTAGTCTTTGTCTTTTGTGTCAAGTCTTACTCTTAGGACTGATAATGCCACAAACAAAATCGTTTAATTAATACCGGTAGTTGTATTGTAGTAGACCTTTTCTTCAGTGCAGAGATTccaatttattttgtgtatgaaACTTTTTATGAAACTCATGGAGAGCATTTCTTGATTTCGTTTTGTTTAAGCATGGTTTCCTCCATCATACAATTGTTCATTCAAACAATAGTAGGTTTGGGTctgtttcaataaaaaaatatagtttttagaaatatttttcataaaattaTTGTCGACGtcattgtgaacatttttattaatatatatgtaatttattttgttaatgtcttattcatttttcttttctatGTTTCAATTTGACAGTGGAAAAGGGGACAAACAGGGATAAACTCAACTCACAGAATGGATTTTGTGAAATATCCGAACTACAAACCTGACGTCATGACGAGACGAGCAGCCATGATGAGAAGTGATGTAAGTAGATATCTCAAAGAGTAGACGACGCAGAATTTGTTGTTCAACAAAAACGAAAAAACATCctactagacccagtaactggggtgctgtacACGCTAAACATATGGTCCTAGTACTTGCGAAACTgcaaataagtaaaaaaaaattccaacaaCCACTCATAAACAACAAACACTGCTTcaatcattttgcaaaataaaagttttgagaaaaacaattctCTGATTCTCAtgtcttttgaaagatttttgtGACAACATACATCaatatgcctaaaataaatgacaaagactatttatttatttatttttttaatcttgaaGTCTACAATGGGAAAGTTTGAAAGGGTCAACAAGGCAAATACAAGAATCAACAACAGAGACCTTGTTGGCTTCTGTGTAATTCTTAATCCCACTTGAAAGTTGTAAAACTGTAGAGACTTTTGGAACAAATGCTGATCttcttgctttgtattattttttatttccaggGTCTCGACAATAAACTTCTCTTTGAACATCATAACAACGACTTCTCCAGTAATCTCATTTCGTGGTACGATGAGCAATTCAACAAACGAGAGCGGACAGGAAGAGATACGCTTCCTGAACAAAGATCTTGGGATTCACATAAACTGGCGTGGGAACCCGAGAAATCTGATCACCCCATACATAGTGAGTATAAATCTAATAAAGGACAAGAAAAGTAAACTAAAAGTGACAAGCAAAAgtgaactgaattgaatagtTGATGTGAGAAAAAACCCACTGCAAAACCAATCCACATGCCTGGCTCCGCTAAACCAAACTTTGTAAGTTGAAGACATTTCAGTTTAAGAACTGATGAAAACCATATTCACAAACAAGGCTTTCAGTGCAGAATTCAAATCggggtgaaaggcagggacaaaaaccactgagccaacctgaatgctattaatttttattttatttggtaaaTTTATTAAAAACGAAATCCAGAAAGAAGAATTCTTATTTTGAATTGGATTTCTTTGGCTTGGATTTTTCCCCTCAAGATTCTGATAAtgaccaaataaaacaaaacctacTTTCTGTATTGCCACAAATGCTCTGTTCAGCCCAAATGATCTCTTAGCATTGCAATCAAACTTATTTTGCTAATTTTTTATCCTCACAGGTGCACCAACAAACTTCGGCCTCCGAGACAAGCTGAATGCAAAATGGCAAAAGGAGCAAATGCAGTCGGGTATGGGCGAGTACCGCACAACATACGGACAGTCTTACATCCCTCAAGCATCCGACGCACTTGTGAAGAATCATTATGCACCACCGAGGGCACTATCAACAAGGCTTCACCGAGCTAACCTAATTAATAAAGACCTTAGTCTGAGGAGCGTTAACGTTTTACAAACACCACAAGAGCTGGGGCTACCAACACGGACTGAGCCAGCCACTAGGAGTGCAGGTGGTCCAACGCAAGTGTCCATGTAAAgagaaattatattttattattatcgtG
The DNA window shown above is from Asterias amurensis chromosome 18, ASM3211899v1 and carries:
- the LOC139950893 gene encoding uncharacterized protein, whose product is MSFKMADVKSAKNNDSQRTSGRGTKITRTTVVPGSVVGSKLVLDQKDLRKAMQKGTPKKSATVSRYPSPPCTPPRKTHGAGNIRHGQMSHATHNRRSEMDSTDGGNQSRPSSAFTPYSPLPQIGQPEHDHDVTAGMRNLELNHQDRVGVNATYDNVVSSETGRQKSDRNYPEVRTKRSSSLSSVPSSNKRVSRREMRSQQFARRRNSQKSLSIPDEPSIGEERFLIALKLPEGGRLQRFFRPLDSFLDIVSYAEKESGRSFSDCNVFTSDVPKRIVSDLSVSLRVAGFKDRTLLYLEEKDE
- the LOC139950795 gene encoding cilia- and flagella-associated protein 107-like — translated: MAQADPMKWSLPGWRIEQKYANGVLIGNWNEARKTWKRGQTGINSTHRMDFVKYPNYKPDVMTRRAAMMRSDGLDNKLLFEHHNNDFSSNLISWYDEQFNKRERTGRDTLPEQRSWDSHKLAWEPEKSDHPIHSAPTNFGLRDKLNAKWQKEQMQSGMGEYRTTYGQSYIPQASDALVKNHYAPPRALSTRLHRANLINKDLSLRSVNVLQTPQELGLPTRTEPATRSAGGPTQVSM